The following proteins are encoded in a genomic region of Tuberibacillus sp. Marseille-P3662:
- a CDS encoding TRAP transporter substrate-binding protein: MIKKSLLLTVFVVLGLSLILAGCGGNKSSGTSNDKKSYEISYSTWANEGEPAYVGMQRFKKIVEDKTGGNVSVKLFPSNQIGTTEEQLEQVKMGTIQMMSSGNPGMKKLEYLALPYLMKSNDNWLKVLNSSVGEKWNKQLVDDKGIRNIGLLPRGPRIVSANKEIHTPEDMKGLKIRVPTRDYYVQTFEALGANPTPMDFGEVYSGLQTGVVDGQENPLETIYSAGFSEVQDYMIITHHMYKPAFVTINEEFYQNLPEDYRNIITDAAKQAQKYAEKDMEKKHAKMKKEMKEDGATFIEPDLEPFIQATQSVRDRLGKKVWGEDTYEKIKELGQANTED, from the coding sequence ATGATAAAGAAATCTTTGTTACTTACGGTATTTGTTGTCTTAGGATTAAGTCTCATTCTCGCTGGTTGTGGTGGCAACAAATCCAGCGGTACAAGCAATGATAAGAAAAGTTATGAAATCAGTTATAGCACATGGGCGAATGAAGGAGAACCAGCATATGTCGGGATGCAGCGGTTTAAAAAAATTGTGGAAGATAAGACCGGTGGTAACGTCAGTGTAAAATTATTTCCATCCAATCAAATTGGTACTACAGAGGAACAGCTTGAACAAGTAAAAATGGGCACGATTCAAATGATGTCCAGCGGGAATCCGGGTATGAAGAAACTAGAGTATTTGGCTCTTCCTTATTTGATGAAGTCTAATGATAATTGGCTGAAAGTATTGAATTCCTCAGTCGGAGAGAAGTGGAATAAACAACTTGTTGACGATAAGGGGATTCGCAATATCGGCTTATTACCTAGAGGGCCGCGCATTGTCTCAGCCAATAAAGAGATTCACACACCTGAAGATATGAAAGGGCTTAAGATCAGGGTGCCGACGCGTGATTATTATGTGCAAACGTTTGAAGCTTTAGGTGCCAATCCAACCCCGATGGATTTTGGTGAAGTGTACTCAGGGTTACAAACGGGTGTGGTTGATGGTCAGGAAAATCCACTTGAAACCATCTATTCGGCAGGATTTTCCGAAGTTCAAGATTATATGATTATCACCCATCATATGTATAAACCGGCTTTTGTCACAATTAATGAAGAGTTCTATCAAAATTTGCCGGAAGATTATCGTAACATTATTACGGATGCTGCGAAGCAAGCGCAAAAATATGCGGAGAAAGATATGGAGAAAAAACATGCCAAAATGAAAAAGGAAATGAAAGAGGACGGCGCGACGTTTATTGAACCGGATTTGGAACCGTTTATTCAGGCGACCCAGTCGGTGCGAGATCGCCTCGGCAAAAAAGTCTGGGGTGAAGATACGTACGAAAAAATTAAGGAGTTAGGACAAGCTAATACAGAAGACTAG